Proteins encoded by one window of Fusarium graminearum PH-1 chromosome 1, whole genome shotgun sequence:
- a CDS encoding SUR2 protein: MGNDSSILADGSAMVAPGTSFNHTLFETALPPLPIFSLEVQPDLLSWVSDFWLNLLLPVVVYWVLSLTFHAIDVLDLFPQHRLHTPEEITKRNHVSRYEVARDVIVQQVIQVVTGALLALSEPPEMVGKGEYDVAVWATRIRIAQRALPTLLSLVGLNATAISKGLLDSHPLLAGAIAGGYYPSLVNANSEPAFASWEITLAKIIYNFMIPAIQYFIGAAIIDTWQYFLHRLMHVNKWLYAHFHSRHHRLYVPYAYGALYNHPVEGFLLDTLGAAVAFKVTRMTLRQGILFFSMSTIKTVDDHCGYAFPWDPLQLVTSNNAEYHDIHHQHYGIKTNFAQPFFTFWDTLLDTKYKGSRSNKPSEKKAKQEAKAR; this comes from the exons ATGGGCAACGACAGCTCCATCCTCGCCGACGGTTCCGCAATGGTCGCGCCCGGCACATCATTCAACCACACGCTCTTCGAAACTGCTCTACCGCCGCTGcccatcttcagcctcgaggTCCAGCCTGACCTCTTGTCCTGGGTCTCCGACTTTTGGCTCAACCTCCTGCTCCCTGTCGTCGTCTACTGGGTCTTGTCTCTCACATTCCACGCCATCGACGTCCTCGACTTATTCcctcaacatcgacttcACACGCCCGAAGAAATCACAAAGCGCAATCACGTCTCCCGTTATGAAGTCGCTCGTGATGTTATCGTGCAGCAAGTCATCCAGGTTGTTACCGGCGCACTCCTTGCCTTGTCGGAACCCCCCGAAATGGTAGGCAAGGGCGAGTATGACGTTGCTGTTTGGGCTACCCGCATTCGTATTGCCCAAAGAGCTCTCCCAACTCTCCTCAGTCTCGTCGGCCTCAATGCTACCGCCATCTCCAAGGGTCTTCTCGATTCCCATCCCCTGCTGGCCGGGGCAATCGCTGGTGGTTACTACCCTTCTCTCGTTAACGCGAACTCGGAACCTGCTTTCGCGTCGTGGGAGATCACActtgccaagatcatttACAACTTCATGATACCCGCCATTCAATACTTTATCGGCGCCGCCATCATCGATACTTGGCAGTACTTCCTCCACCGATTGATGCACGTCAACAAGTGGCTGTATG CTCACTTCCACTCCCGCCACCACCGTCTTTATGTGCCTTACGCCTACGGTGCTCTCTACAACCACCCTGTTGAGGGATTCCTCCTCGATACTCTCGGTGCTGCCGTCGCATTCAAGGTTACTCGCATGACTCTTCGCCAAGGAATCctgttcttctccatgtctACAATCAAGACTGTCGACGACCACTGTGGCTACGCTTTCCCATGGGACCCTCTTCAGCTCGTTACCAGTAACAACGCCGAATACCACgatattcatcatcaacattaCGGAATCAAGACCAACTTTGCCCAGCCTTTCTTCACATTCTGGGACACTCTTCTCGACACAAAGTACAAGGGctcaagaagcaacaagcccagtgagaagaaggccaagcaagaggccaaggcccGGTAA
- a CDS encoding FACT complex subunit POB3: MTAIESFDNIYLDLSKESGKCRFAETGFGWKPVGGGDTFTLDHNNIASAQWSRAAKGYEIKIVQRSKSGIIQLDGFQQEDYDRLAKVFKNWYSTVLESKEHALRGWNWGKAEFSKSELTFSVQNRPAFELPYSEIGNTNLAGRNEVAVEMALPESGANAQLGGARSKGSKAAAGRDQLVEMRFYIPGVTTRKEAEGEDAGSDAGNDEQEKNAATLFYETLIDKAEIGETAGDTIATFLDVLHLTPRGRFDIDMYEASFRLRGKTYDYKIQYEAIKKFMVLPKPDEVHYMLVMGLDPPLRQGQTRYPFVVMQFKKDEEVTIDLNLNEEELKSKYQDKLEPHYEEPLHQVVAKIFRGLGNRKISSPAKDFITHRNQYGIKCSIKASEGFLYCLEKAFMFVPKPATYIAYEQTQSVTFSRVSGAVSALSTFDITVLLKNGAGSSQFSNISREDLKALESFFKLKGLRVKNEIDEDANLLAAAMNQQMDDSEDEVAAKADRGSADEDEESVDEDFRTDSESDVAEEYDSAHESDGSGSDESNVDDDEQDDDDDDDDDDGEDEDERPKKKKKTG, from the exons ATGACTGCTAT CGAGAGTTTCGATAACATCTACTTGGATCTCTCCAAGGAGAGCGGCAAGTGCAGATTTGCCGAGACCGGTTTCGGATGGAAGCCtgttggcggcggcgataCCTTTACCCTCGATCACAATAACATCGCCTCTGCGCAATGGAGTCGCGCCGCCAAGGGGTacgagatcaagattgtcCAGCGGTCAAAATCTGGTATCATCCAGCTCGACGGTTTCCAACAGGAGGACTACGATCGACTTGCCAAGGTGTTCAAGAACTGGTATAGCACGGTCCTCGAGAGCAAGGAGCATGCTCTGCGTGGCTGGAATTGGGGCAAGGCTGAGTTCTCCAAATCTGAGCTCACCTTCAGCGTCCAGAACCGACCTGCTTTCGAGCTACCATATTCAGAGATTGGCAATACTAATCTGGCTGGTCGAAATGAGGTCGCAGTAGAGATGGCGCTTCCCGAGTCAGGTGCTAATGCCCAACTTGGCGGTGCCCGGTCCAAGGGCTCCAAAGCTGCCGCCGGTCGAGACCAGCTTGTCGAGATGCGATTCTACATTCCCGGTGTGACGACCCGAAAAGAGGCTGAGGGAGAGGACGCTGGAAGTGATGCCGGTAACGAcgagcaagaaaagaatgCCGCGACTCTGTTCTATGAGACTTTGATCGATAAGGCTGAGATTGGCGAGACGGCTGGCGATACTATTGCCACCTTCCTGGACGTCCTACATCTTACACCCAGAGGTCGTTTCGATATCGACATGTACGAAGCCTCTTTCCGACTTCGAGGCAAAACATACGACTACAAAATTCAGTacgaggccatcaagaagttTATGGTACTTCCTAAGCCCGACGAGGTGCACTACATGCTTGTCATGGGTCTTGATCCACCTCTGCGCCAGGGTCAAACACGATACCCTTTTGTTGTGATGCAATTTAAGAAAGATGAGGAGGTCACAATCGATCTGAACCTTaacgaggaggagctcaagagcaAATACCAAGACAAGCTCGAGCCTCACTACGAGGAACCTCTCCATCAAGTTGTGGCTAAGATTTTCCGTGGTCTAGGCAACAGGAAGATTTCATCACCCGCCAAGGACTTTATCAC ACACCGCAACCAGTACGGCATCAAGTGCTCCATCAAGGCAAGTGAGGGTTTCCTCTACTGTCTCGAGAAGGCCTTCATGTTTGTGCCCAAACCCGCTACATATATCGCGTATGAGCAGACTCAATCGGTCACTTTCTCGCGTGTTAGTGGAGCTGTTTCGGCACTGTCGACATTCGATATCACTGTCCTCCTTAAGAACGGCGCCGGCTCATCTCAGTTCAGTAACATTAGTCGtgaggatctcaaggctcttgaaagcttcttcaagctcaagggtctACGGGTCAAGAACGAGAtcgacgaggatgccaatctgcttgctgctgccatgaaCCAGCAGATGGATGACTCCGAAGACGAGGTGgccgccaaggctgaccGCGGCTCggctgatgaagatgaagagagtgTGGATGAAGATTTCCGCACTGACAGTGAAAGCGATGTTGCAGAGGAGTACGATAGTGCTCACGAGAGTGATGGCTCAGGCAGTGACGAAAGCAacgtcgatgatgacgaacaggacgatgacgacgacgacgacgacgacgacggcgaggacgaagacgagcgccctaagaagaagaagaagacgggcTAA